Proteins encoded in a region of the Fusarium falciforme chromosome 6, complete sequence genome:
- a CDS encoding Maintenance of mitochondrial morphology protein 1, with the protein MGDTCPQSPERTLSFTQGFIVGQISVVLVLAAFIKFFIFGDPPSPDVTASLRATERRSRTLAHKRSLLSLRSSGNRQDRELSRKKSSVLRNPPVLTIGSILSKTYYNVDSHQPESLDWFNVLIAQTIAQFRSDAQHDDAILNSLSKALNGTSRPDFVDEIRVTELSLGEDFPIFSNCRIIPVDEDGMSLGIGKKFDPATAARDGTRLQARMDVDLSDMLTLAVETKLLLNYPKKLSAVLPVALAVSVVRFSGTLSISFIPSNPSQPTRMIFNFLDDYRLDFSIRSLLGSRSRLQDVPKIAQLVEARLHRWFDERAVEPRFQEIALPSLWPRKKNTRGPDDGLAEGSASMGRSKGKDVGRDLRDEVFGSDAGSRDRASLRNRRGTRSDNSDDLSMPGSLPRSQRGT; encoded by the exons ATGGGTGATACCTGTCCCCAGTCACCCGAACGGAC TCTGTCTTTCACCCAAGGCTTCATAGTCGGGCAAATCTCGGTCGTGCTTGTGTTGGCCGCCTTCATAAAGTTCTTCATCTTTGGTGACCCTCCTTCACCCGACGTCACCGCTTCCTTGAGGGCAACTGAGCGACGGTCAAGGACGCTTGCTCACAAGCGCTCGTTGCTTAGTTTGCGCAGCTCTGGCAATCGTCAGGACAGAGAGTTGAGCCGCAAGAAGTCGAGTGTTCTCCGAAACCCTCCGGTGCTTACCATTGGGTCCATCCTCAGCAAGACGTACTACAACGTCGACAGCCATCAGCCCGAGAGTCTCGACTGGTTCAACGTCCTCATTGCGCAGACCATTGCTCAATTCCGCAGTGATGCGCAACATGATGATGCTATTCTCAACTCTTTAAGCAAGGCGCTGAATGGGACCTCGCGCCCGGACTTTGTTGATGAGATCAGGGTCACAGAGCTGAGCTTGGGCGAGGACTTTCCCATCTTCAGCAACTGCCGCATCATCCCcgtcgatgaagatggaatGAGTCTTGGTATCGGAAAGAAGTTTGACCCGGCTACGGCAGCGAGAGATGGCACACGCCTTCAAGCACGGATGGACGTTGATCTGAGCGACATGCTCACCCTTGCCGTGGAAACGAAACTCCTACTTAATTATCCCAAGAAATTATCGGCGGTACTTCCTGTCGCATTGGCCGTCTCGGTGGTCAGATTCAGTGGCACACTCTCAATATCCTTCATTCCCAGCAACCCCTCTCAGCCGACCAGGATGATCTTCAACTTCCTTGACGACTACCGGTTGGACTTTTCCATTCGGAGTCTTCTCGGCAGTCGTTCTCGACTTCAGGACGTCCCCAAGATTGCGCAGCTTGTCGAAGCCCGCCTCCACCGGTGGTTTGATGAGCGAGCCGTTGAGCCACGGTTTCAGGAGATTGCCCTCCCAAGTCTGTGGCCGCGAAAGAAGAATACCCGTGGCCCGGATGACGGACTAGCTGAAGGGAGCGCTTCCATGGGTCGGTCAAAGGGTAAGGATGTTGGCCGAGACTTGCGGGATGAGGTATTCGGAAGTGATGCAGGTAGTAGGGACCGAGCATCACTTCGTAACCGCCGAGGAACGAGAAGTGACAATAGTGACGACTTGTCGATGCCCGGATCGCTCCCTCGGTCCCAGAGAGGTACATAG